In the Corynebacterium suedekumii genome, one interval contains:
- a CDS encoding GntR family transcriptional regulator, which produces MSAPRERKIDTDQIFTVLRDEILTGQHPAGTQFKEIPLAQRFGVSRTPIRSVLTRLQQEQLLVRRDRGLEIPRTDPERVIQVYDLRVTLEATAAAEAARSHQLSELLRLEGLLARDRALKDPTDHQMLSTNLEFHEAIWTATHNPVLIDLLERLESHLIHSPRPTLAVNDRWAESLDEHAALLAAIEARDADRARQLARDHMETAKRIRLRLLKESAIHSI; this is translated from the coding sequence ATGAGCGCGCCCCGAGAACGAAAGATCGATACCGACCAGATCTTCACGGTGCTGCGCGACGAGATCCTCACCGGGCAACACCCGGCCGGCACCCAGTTCAAGGAGATCCCGCTGGCGCAGCGGTTCGGGGTGTCCCGCACCCCGATCCGCTCGGTGCTCACCCGACTCCAGCAGGAACAGCTGCTGGTCCGTCGGGACCGGGGGCTGGAGATTCCCCGGACCGATCCGGAGCGGGTGATCCAGGTGTATGACCTGCGGGTCACGCTCGAGGCCACCGCCGCGGCGGAGGCGGCCCGGTCCCACCAGCTCTCCGAACTCCTTCGGCTTGAGGGGCTGCTGGCCCGGGACCGCGCCCTGAAGGATCCGACGGACCACCAGATGCTGAGCACCAACCTGGAGTTCCACGAGGCGATCTGGACGGCCACACACAACCCCGTCCTCATCGACCTGCTCGAGAGGCTGGAGAGCCATCTCATCCACTCCCCTCGCCCGACCCTCGCCGTCAACGACCGGTGGGCGGAGTCGTTGGACGAACATGCCGCCCTACTCGCCGCCATTGAGGCACGCGATGCGGACCGCGCGCGGCAGTTGGCCCGGGACCACATGGAGACGGCCAAGCGCATCCGCCTGCGGCTGCTCAAGGAGTCCGCGATCCACTCCATCTAG
- the tcuA gene encoding FAD-dependent tricarballylate dehydrogenase TcuA has translation MSTEHSPQNNDADVIVVGGGNAGFTAVHAAATRGRKVILLERGTEDMAGGNSFYTAGATRIVHDGLEDLQSLVEDDPRHATTVVPPYSAEEYRADLEKVTEGRNDPELTDVLIEEITPTLLWLKSLGLKYRLMYERQAYERADGSYLFWGGLHVGNVGGGEGMIEDHTRVAREHGVDIRYGHRATSLITDDAGKVIGVRATTDDGDEVELHAESVVMTAGGFESNAEWRREHLGEGWENAKVRGTPYNQGDMIAAAQAIGAAEGGDFGTCHSVQWDALCANNESNRELTNRLTRQSYFLGLLINRDGERFLDEGADFRNYTYAKYGKEILQQPGSVAYQVYDSTIRPMLRTEEYDMPGISVQVADTIEELAGKLDVDEKAFVRTIEDFNASVNSDVDFDPTVKDGKNADITPPKSNWAVPVKQGPFYAYPVTCGITFTFGGVKTDTHGRVLNERGEHIEGLYAAGEMLGGLFSTNYPGGTGLAAGCVFGRRAGSLA, from the coding sequence GTGTCCACCGAACACTCCCCCCAGAACAACGACGCCGACGTCATCGTCGTCGGCGGCGGCAACGCCGGATTCACGGCGGTCCACGCCGCCGCCACCCGAGGACGCAAGGTCATCCTCCTCGAGCGCGGCACGGAGGACATGGCCGGTGGCAACAGCTTCTACACCGCCGGGGCCACGCGCATCGTCCACGACGGCCTCGAGGATCTGCAGTCACTGGTGGAGGACGACCCGCGCCACGCCACCACCGTCGTCCCGCCCTACTCCGCCGAGGAGTACCGCGCAGACCTGGAGAAGGTGACGGAGGGACGCAATGATCCGGAGCTCACTGACGTTCTCATCGAGGAGATCACCCCGACTCTGCTGTGGCTGAAGTCCCTCGGCCTGAAGTACCGCCTCATGTACGAGCGCCAGGCCTACGAGCGTGCGGATGGCAGCTACCTGTTCTGGGGTGGACTGCATGTCGGCAACGTCGGTGGCGGTGAAGGCATGATCGAGGACCACACCCGGGTGGCCCGCGAGCACGGGGTGGACATCCGCTACGGCCACCGTGCCACTTCCCTCATCACGGACGACGCCGGCAAGGTCATCGGTGTCCGCGCCACCACGGACGACGGTGATGAGGTCGAGCTGCACGCGGAGTCTGTGGTCATGACCGCGGGTGGATTCGAGTCCAACGCCGAGTGGCGCCGCGAGCACCTCGGTGAGGGCTGGGAGAACGCCAAGGTGCGAGGCACCCCGTACAACCAGGGGGACATGATCGCCGCGGCTCAGGCCATCGGCGCGGCCGAGGGCGGTGACTTCGGCACCTGCCACAGTGTGCAATGGGACGCCCTGTGCGCGAATAACGAGTCGAACCGTGAGCTGACCAACCGGCTCACCCGACAGAGCTACTTCCTGGGGCTGCTCATCAACCGCGACGGTGAACGCTTCCTCGACGAAGGTGCGGATTTCCGCAACTACACCTACGCGAAATACGGCAAGGAGATCCTCCAGCAGCCGGGCTCCGTCGCCTACCAGGTCTACGACTCGACGATCCGCCCGATGCTGCGGACCGAGGAGTACGACATGCCGGGAATCTCCGTCCAGGTCGCCGACACCATCGAGGAGCTCGCAGGCAAGCTCGACGTCGACGAGAAGGCCTTCGTCCGCACCATCGAGGACTTCAACGCCTCGGTCAACAGCGACGTCGACTTCGACCCGACCGTCAAGGACGGCAAGAACGCGGACATCACACCGCCGAAGAGCAACTGGGCGGTGCCGGTGAAGCAGGGCCCGTTCTACGCCTACCCGGTGACCTGTGGCATCACCTTCACCTTCGGCGGGGTGAAGACCGACACCCATGGCCGCGTGCTCAATGAGCGGGGTGAGCACATCGAGGGGCTCTACGCCGCCGGCGAGATGCTCGGCGGGCTGTTCAGCACCAACTATCCGGGCGGCACGGGTCTGGCAGCCGGCTGCGTCTTCGGCCGCAGGGCAGGATCACTGGCCTGA
- a CDS encoding Bug family tripartite tricarboxylate transporter substrate binding protein, which yields MAKPWKLGVFAAVVAVVAALAFANAASSGGVSTARSKLTLIAPAAPGGGWDGFAREAQHVMRADGIVNNPQVVNIPGAGGTIGLSQFVQETGREDLVMVTGGVMVGAIELAGGETGFDDVTPLARMADDYSVLVVPADSQFQTLDDFLAEWTVNPGANSIGGGSLGSIDHLLGGLLALELGMDPKDVNYVAYSGGGEALNSLLSHTTAAGISGYNEVKDQIEAGNLRALAISSEERLAGSDVPTFIEQGVDVSMSNWRGFVAPPGISPEAEAELLAIIEELRDSEDWQAAVERNSWIDTYQTGDEFTEFLDEEVDTAKQVVKELGL from the coding sequence ATGGCAAAGCCATGGAAGTTGGGCGTGTTCGCCGCGGTGGTAGCCGTCGTCGCGGCACTGGCTTTCGCGAATGCGGCGTCCAGCGGAGGCGTGAGCACCGCCCGCAGCAAACTCACCCTCATCGCCCCGGCCGCCCCCGGCGGCGGCTGGGACGGTTTCGCCCGAGAGGCGCAGCACGTCATGCGCGCGGACGGCATCGTCAACAACCCGCAGGTGGTGAACATCCCCGGGGCCGGCGGCACCATCGGTCTCAGCCAGTTCGTCCAGGAGACTGGACGAGAGGACCTCGTCATGGTCACCGGTGGTGTCATGGTCGGCGCCATCGAGCTGGCCGGCGGAGAGACCGGGTTCGACGACGTCACTCCACTGGCGCGCATGGCCGACGACTACTCCGTCCTCGTCGTGCCGGCCGATTCACAGTTCCAGACCCTCGATGATTTCCTCGCGGAGTGGACCGTCAACCCGGGTGCCAACTCCATCGGCGGCGGCTCCCTCGGTTCCATCGACCACCTGCTCGGTGGTCTGCTCGCCCTGGAACTGGGCATGGACCCCAAAGACGTCAACTACGTCGCCTACTCAGGCGGCGGTGAGGCACTCAACTCCCTGCTCTCCCACACCACGGCAGCCGGAATCTCCGGTTACAACGAGGTCAAGGACCAGATTGAGGCAGGAAATCTCCGGGCACTGGCCATCTCCTCCGAGGAACGACTCGCTGGATCAGACGTCCCCACCTTCATCGAACAGGGTGTGGACGTGTCCATGTCGAACTGGCGCGGTTTCGTCGCCCCGCCGGGCATCTCCCCGGAGGCCGAGGCTGAACTGCTGGCCATCATCGAGGAGCTACGTGACAGCGAGGACTGGCAGGCGGCCGTCGAGCGCAACAGCTGGATCGACACGTATCAGACAGGCGATGAGTTCACCGAGTTCCTCGATGAGGAAGTGGACACCGCAAAGCAGGTAGTGAAGGAGCTCGGACTGTGA
- a CDS encoding tripartite tricarboxylate transporter permease, translating to MDQLSLLFDGFANAITPTNLLWVFLGALLGTAVGVLPGLGSAMAVALLLPITFSLDATGAFIMFAGVYFGGLFGDSTAGILLNTPGNSSAIASTFEGHRMARNGQAAKALATAALGAFTGGLIATTLVVFFAPTLVRLATLFGPAEYFALAVGAFLAISAVVAESVFRGLAALAIGLALVLVGIDGPSGTSRYTFGSPELFDGISIIVITVGLLALGEVLRVSSRIHREESPIQIQPKGFARLSGRDFRAALPAWLRGTAFGAPFGLIPAGGSEVPTFLAYGTEKRLAKRSGDAEFGTTGSIKGLAAPEAAGNATAGTAMGALLALGLPTSATAAIMLAAFQQYGMQPGPLLFERSGDMVWALLASLFIGLVVLLILNWSFAPMWAKLLNIPRHYLYAGITILSMLGVYAISSSTFDLWLVLGLGLLGFMMRRYNIPVAPVLIAVVLGPLAETELRRALAVSEGDPSILVSSPFTLTIYGVLAIALAVSAIQHVRHIIAKKNDTDAAETTDTVNTPVT from the coding sequence ATGGACCAGCTCTCGCTCCTGTTCGACGGGTTCGCCAACGCGATCACCCCCACCAACCTCCTCTGGGTCTTCCTCGGCGCGCTGCTGGGTACCGCCGTCGGCGTGCTGCCGGGACTGGGCTCGGCCATGGCGGTCGCCCTCCTGCTGCCCATCACCTTCTCGCTCGACGCCACCGGCGCGTTCATCATGTTCGCCGGCGTGTACTTCGGTGGCCTCTTCGGTGACTCCACCGCCGGTATCCTCCTCAACACCCCGGGCAACTCCTCCGCGATCGCCTCGACCTTCGAGGGGCACCGGATGGCCAGGAACGGTCAGGCGGCCAAGGCGCTGGCCACCGCCGCACTCGGAGCCTTCACCGGTGGCCTCATCGCCACCACGCTCGTCGTCTTCTTCGCTCCGACCCTCGTCCGGCTGGCCACGCTCTTCGGGCCCGCCGAGTACTTCGCTCTGGCGGTGGGCGCGTTCCTGGCCATCTCGGCGGTCGTCGCCGAGTCCGTGTTCCGCGGTCTGGCGGCACTGGCGATCGGCCTGGCACTGGTCCTGGTCGGCATCGACGGGCCGAGTGGCACCTCCCGCTACACGTTCGGCTCCCCGGAACTGTTCGACGGCATCTCGATCATCGTCATCACCGTCGGACTCCTGGCCCTCGGCGAGGTCCTCCGGGTCTCCTCCCGCATCCACCGTGAGGAGAGCCCCATCCAGATCCAGCCCAAGGGTTTCGCCCGGCTCTCCGGACGCGATTTCCGCGCCGCCCTGCCGGCCTGGCTCCGTGGCACCGCCTTCGGCGCACCGTTCGGGCTCATCCCTGCCGGTGGTTCCGAGGTCCCCACCTTCCTCGCCTACGGCACGGAGAAGCGCCTGGCCAAGCGGTCCGGTGACGCCGAGTTCGGGACGACCGGCTCCATCAAGGGCCTTGCGGCTCCGGAGGCGGCGGGCAACGCCACGGCCGGCACCGCCATGGGAGCTCTGCTGGCTCTCGGCCTGCCGACGTCCGCCACCGCGGCGATCATGCTGGCCGCGTTCCAGCAGTACGGCATGCAGCCGGGCCCGCTGCTGTTCGAGCGCAGCGGCGACATGGTGTGGGCGCTGCTCGCCTCCCTGTTCATCGGCCTGGTGGTGCTGCTCATCCTCAACTGGTCATTCGCACCGATGTGGGCGAAGCTGCTCAACATTCCGCGTCACTACCTCTACGCGGGCATCACCATCCTGTCGATGCTGGGCGTCTACGCCATCAGCTCCTCGACCTTCGACCTCTGGCTGGTCCTGGGCCTCGGGTTGCTCGGGTTCATGATGCGCCGGTACAACATCCCGGTCGCCCCGGTGCTCATTGCCGTGGTGCTCGGGCCGCTGGCGGAGACGGAACTGCGACGGGCTCTCGCCGTCTCGGAAGGGGATCCCTCCATCCTGGTGTCGAGCCCCTTCACCCTCACCATCTACGGCGTCCTCGCCATTGCGTTGGCGGTGAGTGCCATCCAGCATGTCCGTCACATCATCGCCAAGAAGAACGACACTGACGCCGCTGAAACGACCGACACCGTCAACACCCCCGTCACCTGA
- a CDS encoding TetR/AcrR family transcriptional regulator, which yields MVRQRMTGKERREQLISIGRAVFAERGFEGTSVEEIAQRASVSKPVVYEHFGGKEGLYAVVVDREMLALEKVITDALSHGRSRVRIEQAVIALLTYVEEETDGFRILVRDSVPGQDQSYSTLLNTAVGQVSHILAHSFERTGLDPEVAILYGQALVGMVSNTAQWWLDERQPAKEIVAAHIVNLCWNGLAGMESAPVLSAQVRETLADSESAGRTR from the coding sequence ATGGTTCGACAGCGGATGACCGGCAAGGAACGGCGCGAGCAACTCATCTCCATCGGGCGGGCCGTGTTCGCCGAGCGGGGTTTCGAGGGCACCAGTGTGGAGGAGATCGCACAGCGGGCGAGTGTGTCCAAGCCGGTGGTCTACGAGCACTTCGGTGGCAAGGAGGGGCTGTACGCGGTCGTCGTCGACCGGGAGATGCTCGCCCTGGAGAAGGTCATCACCGACGCTCTGTCGCATGGTCGGTCGCGGGTGCGGATCGAGCAGGCGGTCATCGCCCTGCTCACCTACGTCGAGGAGGAGACCGACGGGTTCCGCATCCTCGTCCGCGACTCCGTGCCGGGTCAGGACCAGTCCTATTCGACGCTGCTCAACACCGCCGTCGGTCAGGTCTCCCACATTCTCGCCCATTCCTTCGAGCGCACCGGGTTGGACCCGGAGGTGGCGATCCTCTACGGTCAGGCTCTCGTCGGCATGGTGTCCAACACCGCGCAGTGGTGGCTGGATGAACGGCAGCCGGCGAAGGAGATCGTCGCGGCGCACATCGTCAACCTGTGCTGGAACGGGTTGGCGGGAATGGAGTCCGCGCCGGTGCTCTCCGCGCAGGTGCGGGAGACGTTGGCGGATTCGGAATCAGCGGGGAGAACTAGGTGA
- the mfd gene encoding transcription-repair coupling factor, with amino-acid sequence MLAGLLKVAASDPKLKGLISHVGEQQLHITGIDQARPWAVAALAHHAPVLLVTATGREAEDLTAELRAMMGDTVAWFPSWETLPHERLSPGVDIIGQRARVLDHLDELRVVVTAARGVCQPLLESVDGREPVRLRRGADHDFSALTEELVFRAYSHVDMVAKRGEFATRGGILDIFPTTADLPVRVEFWGDEVTEIRPFSVADQRTIPEVELDAVEIYPARELPITDAIAARAAELSRDHPGNATLVELLAKISDRIPADGMEALIPALVDTPMRTLPELMPDGTHVVLLAPEKIRTRIADLAATDAEFLAAGWEAAAMGASGPVAAEGLDLDASSYRSYESLEAGARKAGQPWWTFAPPGMFEASDADTLPLDIEPGPTPRGDAAAIDEMMSLLLAHTTAGGRAAFIAPAQGAIKRMVDRFAEKGIPTRVATPGWEPTPGEVTLYQALSHAGVVFPRVRKHRDAAAMPLVVVTETDLTGNRVGDIAGAKRRPARRRNKVDPLALKTGDHVVHETHGIGRFLKMAERTIKAGDETSRREYIVLEYAASKRGQPADQLWVPMESLDLLSKYTGGESPTLSKMGGSDWKNTKKKARAAVREIAGELVELYAKRQAAPGHRFGPDTPWQAEMEDNFPFVETEDQMQAIEAVKADMEQDVPMDRVIVGDVGYGKTEVAVRAAFKAVQDGKQVAVLVPTTLLAQQHLSTFIERMQGFPVTIRGLSRFTSTTESKEIIAGFADGAVDIVIGTHRLLQTGVHWKNLGLIIVDEEQRFGVEHKEHIKALRTAVDVLTMSATPIPRTLEMSMAGIREMTTILTPPEDRHPVLTYVGAQEDKQIAAAIRRELLRDGQVFFIHNKVSDIEKKARELRDLVPEARIVVAHGQMGEEQLEQTVQGFWDREYDVLVCTTIVETGLDIANANTLIVENAHHMGLSQLHQLRGRVGRSRERGYAYFLYPKGATLTETSYDRLATIAQNNDLGAGMAVAMKDLEMRGAGNVLGAQQSGHIAGVGFDLYVRLVGEAVEVYKSLARGEVPDATDTGPKEIRIDLPVDAHIPESYINSERLRLEVYRKLAASADDTDLQLVIEEMEDRYGPVPEEVSRLLAVARLRHQARRAGISDIIVQGTRIKIHPVDLPDSKQVRLKRLFPGSTYRAAAKAIQLPFPKVGNGAGKPNLRDVELLQWVADTLSTMFDIDPVDVSGGAGAAGKKKNVVSFSG; translated from the coding sequence ATGCTCGCGGGGCTGCTCAAGGTGGCGGCCTCGGACCCGAAGCTCAAGGGGCTGATCAGCCACGTCGGTGAGCAGCAGCTGCACATCACGGGCATCGACCAGGCCCGTCCCTGGGCGGTCGCTGCGCTGGCGCACCACGCGCCGGTGCTGCTGGTCACCGCTACCGGCCGCGAGGCCGAGGACCTCACCGCCGAGCTGCGCGCCATGATGGGGGACACGGTCGCCTGGTTCCCCTCTTGGGAGACGCTGCCGCATGAGCGCCTGAGCCCCGGCGTGGACATCATCGGTCAGCGGGCGAGGGTCCTCGACCATCTCGATGAGCTGCGGGTGGTCGTCACCGCGGCGCGTGGCGTGTGCCAGCCGCTGCTCGAATCCGTCGACGGGCGGGAGCCGGTGCGCCTGCGCCGGGGGGCCGACCACGACTTCTCCGCCCTGACGGAGGAGCTGGTCTTCCGCGCCTACAGCCACGTGGACATGGTGGCCAAGCGCGGCGAGTTCGCCACCCGCGGTGGCATCCTCGACATCTTCCCCACGACCGCGGATCTGCCCGTGCGTGTCGAGTTCTGGGGCGACGAGGTCACCGAGATCCGCCCCTTCTCCGTCGCCGACCAGCGCACCATCCCCGAGGTGGAGCTCGACGCGGTGGAGATCTACCCGGCCCGTGAACTGCCCATCACCGACGCCATCGCCGCCCGCGCCGCCGAGCTTTCCCGGGACCACCCGGGCAACGCCACCCTCGTCGAGCTGCTGGCGAAGATCTCCGACCGCATCCCGGCGGACGGGATGGAGGCGCTGATCCCCGCGCTCGTCGATACGCCGATGCGGACCCTGCCCGAGCTCATGCCGGACGGCACGCACGTGGTGCTGCTCGCGCCGGAGAAGATCCGCACCCGCATCGCCGACCTCGCCGCCACCGACGCCGAATTCCTCGCCGCCGGCTGGGAGGCCGCCGCCATGGGTGCCTCCGGCCCCGTCGCCGCGGAGGGCCTCGACCTCGACGCCTCCTCCTACCGCTCCTACGAGTCCCTCGAGGCCGGCGCCCGCAAGGCCGGCCAGCCGTGGTGGACGTTCGCCCCGCCCGGCATGTTCGAGGCCTCCGACGCCGACACCCTCCCGCTCGACATTGAGCCCGGCCCCACCCCGCGTGGCGACGCCGCCGCCATCGACGAGATGATGTCCCTCCTGCTCGCCCACACCACCGCCGGCGGACGCGCCGCCTTCATCGCCCCCGCCCAGGGCGCGATCAAGCGCATGGTCGACCGCTTCGCAGAGAAGGGCATCCCCACCCGGGTGGCCACCCCCGGCTGGGAACCCACCCCCGGTGAGGTCACCCTCTACCAGGCGCTCAGCCACGCCGGCGTGGTGTTCCCGCGGGTACGCAAGCACCGCGACGCCGCCGCCATGCCCCTGGTCGTGGTCACCGAGACCGACCTCACCGGCAACCGCGTCGGCGACATCGCCGGCGCGAAACGACGCCCCGCCCGCCGCCGCAACAAGGTCGACCCGCTGGCCCTGAAGACCGGCGACCATGTCGTCCACGAGACCCACGGCATCGGCCGCTTCCTCAAGATGGCCGAACGTACCATCAAGGCCGGGGACGAGACCTCGCGTCGCGAGTACATCGTGCTGGAGTACGCGGCGTCGAAACGCGGCCAACCCGCCGACCAGCTGTGGGTTCCCATGGAATCCCTCGACCTGCTGAGCAAGTACACCGGCGGCGAATCCCCCACCCTGTCGAAGATGGGTGGCTCCGACTGGAAGAACACCAAGAAGAAGGCCCGCGCCGCCGTCCGCGAGATCGCCGGCGAACTCGTCGAGCTCTACGCTAAACGCCAGGCGGCCCCCGGCCACCGCTTCGGCCCCGACACCCCCTGGCAGGCGGAGATGGAGGACAACTTCCCCTTCGTCGAGACCGAGGACCAGATGCAGGCCATCGAGGCCGTCAAGGCCGACATGGAACAGGACGTGCCCATGGACCGCGTCATCGTCGGCGACGTCGGCTACGGCAAGACCGAGGTCGCCGTCCGCGCCGCCTTCAAGGCCGTCCAGGACGGCAAACAGGTCGCCGTCCTCGTCCCCACCACCCTGCTCGCCCAGCAGCACCTGTCCACCTTCATCGAACGCATGCAGGGCTTCCCCGTCACCATCCGCGGCCTGTCCCGCTTCACCTCCACCACGGAGTCGAAGGAGATCATCGCAGGGTTTGCCGACGGCGCCGTCGACATCGTCATCGGCACCCACCGCCTCCTGCAGACCGGCGTCCACTGGAAGAACCTCGGCCTCATCATCGTCGACGAGGAGCAGCGCTTCGGCGTCGAACACAAGGAACACATCAAGGCCCTGCGCACCGCCGTCGACGTGCTCACCATGTCCGCCACCCCCATCCCGCGCACCCTCGAGATGTCCATGGCCGGCATCCGCGAGATGACCACCATCCTCACCCCACCCGAGGACCGCCACCCCGTCCTCACCTACGTCGGCGCCCAGGAGGACAAGCAGATCGCCGCCGCCATCCGCCGCGAACTCCTCCGCGACGGCCAGGTGTTCTTCATCCACAACAAGGTCTCCGACATCGAGAAGAAGGCCCGCGAACTCCGCGACCTCGTACCCGAGGCCCGCATCGTCGTCGCCCACGGCCAGATGGGCGAGGAACAACTCGAACAGACCGTCCAGGGCTTCTGGGACCGCGAATACGACGTCCTCGTGTGCACCACCATCGTCGAAACCGGCCTCGACATCGCCAACGCCAACACCCTCATCGTCGAGAACGCCCACCACATGGGCCTGTCCCAGCTCCACCAGCTCCGCGGCCGCGTCGGCCGATCGAGGGAACGCGGCTACGCCTACTTCCTCTACCCCAAGGGAGCCACCCTCACCGAGACCTCCTACGACCGCCTGGCCACCATCGCCCAGAACAACGACCTCGGTGCCGGCATGGCCGTCGCCATGAAGGACCTGGAGATGCGCGGCGCCGGCAACGTCCTCGGCGCCCAACAGTCCGGCCACATCGCCGGCGTCGGCTTCGACCTCTACGTCCGCCTCGTCGGCGAGGCCGTCGAGGTGTACAAGTCCCTCGCCCGCGGCGAAGTCCCCGACGCCACCGACACCGGACCCAAGGAGATCCGCATCGACCTTCCCGTCGACGCCCACATCCCCGAGTCCTACATCAACTCCGAACGCCTGCGCCTCGAGGTGTACCGCAAACTCGCCGCCTCAGCGGACGACACGGACCTCCAGCTCGTCATCGAGGAGATGGAGGACCGCTACGGCCCCGTCCCCGAGGAGGTCTCCCGGTTGCTGGCGGTGGCCCGGCTGCGCCACCAGGCCCGCCGCGCCGGCATCTCCGACATCATCGTCCAGGGCACCCGCATCAAGATCCACCCCGTCGATCTGCCCGACTCCAAACAGGTCCGCCTCAAGCGGCTGTTCCCCGGTTCCACCTACCGGGCGGCCGCCAAAGCGATCCAGTTGCCGTTCCCCAAGGTCGGCAACGGTGCTGGTAAGCCGAACCTGCGTGACGTCGAACTTCTCCAGTGGGTGGCAGACACGTTATCGACGATGTTCGACATCGACCCCGTCGACGTCAGTGGCGGCGCCGGCGCGGCCGGAAAGAAGAAGAACGTGGTCAGCTTCAGCGGGTAG
- a CDS encoding type II toxin-antitoxin system PemK/MazF family toxin yields the protein MSTSLRPGQIVWVNLSPTSGKEQAGYRPAVVISGPTYLEVVTDLAVVVPVTRTGQGWENHVKLAALESWAMTEQVRTIARSRITRISGTVTPEELRSIRRWVIDLIDEPPTR from the coding sequence ATGAGCACATCGTTGCGTCCGGGGCAGATCGTGTGGGTGAACCTCAGCCCCACCTCGGGCAAGGAGCAGGCGGGTTACCGCCCCGCAGTGGTCATCTCCGGCCCCACCTATCTGGAGGTGGTCACCGATCTCGCCGTCGTGGTACCGGTGACCCGTACCGGACAGGGGTGGGAGAACCACGTGAAGCTGGCGGCGCTGGAATCCTGGGCAATGACCGAACAGGTGCGGACCATAGCCCGCTCGCGGATCACGAGGATCTCCGGCACGGTCACCCCGGAGGAATTGAGGTCGATCCGCCGGTGGGTGATCGACCTCATCGATGAGCCACCTACCCGCTGA
- the nadA gene encoding quinolinate synthase NadA, whose amino-acid sequence MSLLDQIVDGPDGWTGVDADADWAAEVRRLAAERNAVILAHNYQLPEIQDIADHTGDSLGLSRIAAETDADVIVFCGVHFMAESAKILSPEKTVLIPDERAGCSLADSITAGQLREWKAQHPDALVVSYVNTTAEVKALTDVCCTSSNAVDVVASLPADREILFCPDQFLGAHVRRETGRENMHIWAGECHVHAGISGPDLTRQAEENPDADLYIHPECGCANSAIYLAGEGLVDASRVHLLSTGQMLDEAGRQGSGTVLVATEIGMLHQLRQTAPGVDFQPVNDRASCSYMKMITPAALLRCLALGVDEVDVAVDVADAARASLERMIAIGQPGGGE is encoded by the coding sequence GTGTCCCTGCTCGATCAGATCGTCGATGGGCCCGATGGCTGGACCGGCGTCGACGCCGACGCCGACTGGGCCGCCGAGGTCAGGCGCCTGGCCGCAGAGCGCAACGCCGTCATCCTCGCCCACAACTACCAGCTGCCGGAGATCCAGGACATCGCCGATCACACGGGTGATTCGCTCGGGCTGTCACGGATCGCGGCGGAGACCGACGCCGATGTCATCGTGTTCTGCGGGGTGCACTTCATGGCGGAGTCGGCGAAGATTCTGTCGCCGGAGAAGACGGTGCTCATCCCCGACGAGCGGGCGGGCTGCTCGCTGGCCGACTCGATCACCGCCGGGCAGCTGCGGGAGTGGAAGGCGCAGCACCCGGATGCGCTGGTGGTGTCCTACGTCAACACGACCGCCGAGGTCAAGGCCCTGACGGATGTGTGCTGCACGTCGTCGAACGCCGTCGACGTCGTCGCCTCCCTGCCCGCCGACCGCGAGATCCTGTTCTGCCCCGACCAGTTCCTCGGCGCTCACGTCCGGCGGGAGACCGGCCGGGAGAACATGCACATCTGGGCCGGTGAGTGCCACGTCCACGCGGGTATCTCGGGGCCGGATCTCACGCGGCAGGCGGAGGAGAACCCGGACGCGGACCTCTACATCCACCCGGAGTGCGGCTGCGCGAACTCCGCGATCTACCTCGCCGGCGAGGGGCTTGTCGACGCCTCCCGGGTCCACCTGCTCTCCACCGGCCAGATGCTCGACGAGGCCGGCCGACAGGGTTCCGGCACCGTGCTGGTCGCCACTGAAATCGGCATGCTCCACCAGCTGCGGCAGACCGCCCCGGGGGTGGACTTCCAGCCGGTCAACGACCGGGCGTCGTGTTCCTACATGAAGATGATCACCCCGGCTGCCCTGCTGCGCTGCCTGGCCCTCGGCGTCGATGAAGTGGACGTTGCCGTCGACGTGGCCGACGCCGCCCGCGCCTCCCTCGAGCGGATGATCGCCATCGGGCAGCCGGGCGGCGGGGAGTAG